One window of the Streptosporangiales bacterium genome contains the following:
- a CDS encoding nitrate reductase yields the protein MALWKLHGDGKSLDVGEVVAPNERLSWGRTVGLGAQHVVAMFGATFVFPIVMGLNPQLAVMMSGIATIIFLLIVKGKVPSYLGTSAAFVGGVAAIRAQGGTSPQVTGAILVAGVLLAIIGVVIHFLGARVIYKVLPPVVTGAVVMLIGFNLAPVVADVYWPQDQWIALLVMVAVVAMSLGLRGFLGRIAVFLGLVFGYALSWLFDRGFGQITSFDAVAGKVTTHWRVNWDGVLAADWIGLPATTGTPGPDGQPLVGLHLPDFRWTFVLLVIPAVIALIAENAGHVKAVAEITKTDLDPMMGRAIAADGLGTVLASAVGGSPTTTYAENIGVMAATRVYSTAAYYVAAIVAILFGFSPKFGAVISATPGGVLGGITVVLYGMIGLLGAKIWHENRVDFGNPVNLVPVAAGIIIAIGDTALQFSKSFTLSGIALGTIVVIVLYHFGRLIAPRHLVEASDRGPDAGDRTEGKAPADG from the coding sequence GCACGTCGTCGCGATGTTCGGTGCGACGTTCGTGTTCCCCATCGTCATGGGCCTCAACCCGCAGCTCGCCGTCATGATGAGCGGCATCGCGACGATCATCTTCCTGCTCATCGTCAAGGGCAAGGTGCCGAGCTACCTCGGGACGTCCGCGGCGTTCGTCGGTGGTGTCGCGGCCATCCGTGCCCAGGGCGGCACCAGCCCGCAGGTCACCGGCGCGATCCTCGTCGCCGGTGTGCTGCTCGCGATCATCGGCGTGGTCATCCACTTCCTCGGCGCGCGGGTGATCTACAAGGTCCTGCCACCCGTCGTCACCGGCGCCGTCGTCATGCTGATCGGCTTCAACCTCGCGCCGGTGGTGGCCGACGTCTACTGGCCGCAGGACCAGTGGATCGCCCTGCTCGTCATGGTCGCCGTCGTCGCGATGAGCCTGGGTCTGCGCGGGTTCCTCGGTCGCATCGCGGTCTTCCTCGGCCTCGTCTTCGGGTACGCCCTGTCGTGGCTGTTCGACCGCGGCTTCGGCCAGATCACGTCGTTCGACGCGGTCGCCGGCAAGGTCACCACGCACTGGCGGGTGAACTGGGACGGCGTCCTGGCCGCCGACTGGATCGGTCTGCCGGCGACCACGGGCACACCCGGTCCTGACGGGCAGCCGCTCGTCGGCCTGCACCTGCCCGACTTCAGGTGGACGTTCGTCCTGCTCGTCATCCCCGCGGTCATCGCGCTGATCGCGGAGAACGCCGGCCACGTCAAGGCGGTCGCCGAGATCACGAAGACCGACCTCGACCCGATGATGGGACGCGCGATCGCCGCGGACGGCCTCGGCACCGTGCTGGCGTCGGCGGTGGGCGGTTCACCGACCACGACGTACGCGGAGAACATCGGCGTCATGGCGGCGACCCGCGTGTACTCGACGGCGGCGTACTACGTCGCGGCGATCGTCGCCATCCTGTTCGGCTTCTCACCCAAGTTCGGCGCGGTGATCTCGGCGACGCCGGGTGGCGTGCTCGGCGGCATCACCGTCGTGCTGTACGGCATGATCGGCCTGCTCGGCGCGAAGATCTGGCACGAGAACAGGGTCGACTTCGGCAACCCGGTCAACCTCGTACCCGTCGCGGCCGGCATCATCATCGCGATCGGCGACACGGCGCTGCAGTTCAGCAAGTCGTTCACGCTGTCGGGCATCGCGCTCGGCACGATCGTCGTGATCGTCCTCTACCACTTCGGCCGGCTCATCGCTCCTCGCCACCTCGTCGAGGCGAGCGACCGTGGACCCGACGCCGGCGACCGGACCGAGGGCAAGGCGCCGGCCGACGGATGA